ACAGTCATTGTattcatgcacacatgcacCACTGGAATtgttctcaaattcaatctcaaagcattcaacCTTCAATATTCATCCTGTGGGGCATACCTAATATTGTGATTTACACACTAAGATGCCATTAATAATTCTTAGATATGTTAACCACCTCATGTGATTACTGTTCTTCACACCTGTTAATTCTTGTTATTGACATAACAGTAAACTTCCAAGACTACAGAGCAAACAGAAGAGGATATAGAAGGTGATGAATCATAACAATGACAATGAAGCTAGAAACATTAGGTAACTATGAAAAGAAGCAAAGAGTTGATAAACAGAATTATGATTAGCTAAAATACTTGAAGCTAATCATATAAAGATTCAGTAGACCAATTGCAATCTATCATAACTAACTACATAACTATTGGTGAAAACATCACATACTATTATGCTAGTGAGCATCAGAAATTCTTAATAGTAGGTTTTAAAGAGCAAGCTTTATTAAACTTCAagcattataaaaataattaaaaccTTGTCAGcgtctgagggctgcactcccAGACCCCTGCATCTGAGTCCTACTATaccactggaaacccccttctaaaaatcctagatccgcccctgactaaATATACGAACtctgtctttattcagtattgaaacaactaattcaaaaagtCCCTACAATGAGAAAAAATGGACCACAAATCTATACATGACTCTAATGCTATTCAGTCTCGGGGCCTGTGGTCTGATTTTGTCTGAGCATAGATAaaattagttccaacaccaaaacatagatggaataaatacaggcagtatTTGTATAAAAATACAGACGCAATggtgattattgaagacagaagttaTTGTATCGCATAATTTTTGGTAATATTGTTGCAATACTCAGCACATCTTTTTGaagaattctaatagaacacacatagaatgttctagaacaatctagattttccattggttaGACCTTTGAAATTATTGGCTTTTACTACAATTTAtataattttcatttataaagtagaaattaaatgaggtGAACAGCCGTGATAGCAGTTGATCAaaggttaaggatttgggtgttcagtatggaggttcctgcttcaaactctggtaagttttcttgacatttttcatgcactttttactttgtggtgactgttctattagagtatcttgaccccATTATTTACAGCTGTTTGAGTTTtactttgtaactctgtagctattACTCCTTTGTTTTTCAAAATAATAATGATATTGATCATATTGCTGACATCCCTCACACTTTTCTACACTCTGCTCCATACTCCACTCATGGTCAGAATAAATTATTTACAATCAAGACTTTAATCTTTCAAGAACAATCATGGCATCCAGAGGCCTAATAAATTTTAACTTTGTATATTGCTGTTGTCAGTGTTGTgttgtatttttttgttgtatagtTTTGTATTGTTGTCTAGCTGTTAGTCTGTGCATGCTATAGTGCTTTGTAGTTGTTCATTATTTCCAGTGTTTTTTTGTACTTGGTATATGCTCCTGTATGGAAGATCGGCATGCTTTATACAGGAGTCCaataacaaaataaaataaaatttatcaAGTATGTCAACTGAATAAGATAGCTCAAATGATTATAACTGCAATTATCTTTGGATAGAGTTGCTAAGTTATGGCTTAATACATACGTGTAGCTAACTGCATTCAACAAACATTGGACCAGGTACAGaatatcactgataaaatgGTGATATGGGCAGAGATGCAAAACTATTTGAGTTTACTTGACCTTAGCTACAGTGCATGATCTATTATGCTGATAGTCAAGGATACATTACTTTTATTGATTTAGCTACCTAAAAATTGCATAGCATACAATGACTATAATATACTGCTTTATGCACAGTACACCTATGATCTAACTAatataaaatggaattttcacaaTAGTGAATGATATGTTGTGGACACTAGTTCTTCCATTATGCAAATAGCTCCAGATGTACGCATCTGTCATTGATGAGACCCAGAAATTACATTACTTCTCTCTCTTCTTTCACACTAATAGATCAGTTACACTATTCTAATGCCCAGTGCTTTTATCCACTGAAATGCTCAACAATATAAACTGAGAGGTGCTTAGTACAGGGGCgtagaacagtactcaaaagggGGGAGGGCAAGTTATGTGGGTTGactgtaagttacaaagtgttttaaaatcattaactgtaccttagtaTGCTTTGCACTCTAGCATGCAAAGTACGTCAATACtaaaggggtctgggggcatgctcccacaggaaaattttgagatttggatgctttgagattgaatctgagagcattttcagtggagcatgtatacttgaataggatactcctatgcaatgactatcattgagacactgtacaattagatacattaataaatgaaggcatttcagagACTCATGCTgttgattatatacatatagataTAAGTGTTAGTGAAGACATATTGAGTTAGTTGCATATAGCAAGGCAAACTTATAATGAttccgctgaatgttctattagagtagttaggtgactgctttattagagtatatcgatctcgtgCACTCCCAGCGCTGATTAATGCAGTGTTCCATACTTGCATAACCTTTAACACAAATCCCAGTAAAGTAAGTTGGCTTTggcaactgggcattggaaaaagtgagggggcactGCCCCTCCACTTGTAAAAGTTTgccaggggggagggggggcagtTGCCCCCTCTATTTCTCCGCCCCTGCTTAGTAGGAAGAGTGCTTTTGTTGATTTGATTCTCATTGTCTTCGCTATAAGCATATATTTACATCACTTTGTTTTGACTAATTCAGTACTGATGCACCTATGTATCACGAGCATCTGTGTTAAGAGTCGCGCAATATAACGGGATCGCATTCACAGAATATTTCTCTGATATTTCGTGGGGTGAGATCTGAGGTTATCGTTTTGTTCACCCAAGTTGAGTCCATAAGCGCCTCATAAAACAAGTAGTCCGTGTTAGTGATGTGCCTGTGAAATGATCGTCTCCACCACAACGATCGCCACAAGGAATTAGATCATAATATAGCATCACCACACCGTCAGTTACCAAAAGCAAATCAGTATATCCACCCAAATCCTGCAGAGCATCACCTGCAGGAAGTCAGAAAAAGAAGGGTGGTGCACTTCAAAAAACTAATTGTAAGATGCCCAATCACAAaacgcaggggcggatccagagtttcgaaagagggggggcacctttctgaaaaacagttgaagaccaaaaaaacttgctgaaaaccagttgaagaccaaaaaaaaaaaaaaaaaaaaaaaaggtcacaacaataatagctagttatccttaccaactatatcacgtctgttatgtaaaataaaatcctatttgtagcttcataggtaagctacactgcctcatgaacattgtgactgctttattagagtatttgactgctctattagagtatctcgatcttgaaggggggggggggcatttgccccaaatgccccatcctggatccgccactgaaacGTGTAATCACTAAATCCGGCTGATGACTGGGATAAAGAAGTTTACTGCAAAGAATTATATAATTTTCAGGGAGAGATGCCCTGTGATTTAAAGGTCAACGGATTGTCACTTGGACAGACAGTCAAGATGATTGGTGGGAAGGAACAGTGAATGGACAAACTGGTATTTTCCCTGCCAACTATGTGTCTCTGTAGATAAGTATTTATACCAATAATGTATTTTTTATCAAAACTTGTAAATGTAGATACTGTACATAGCATAGCAATGCAATGATAATTTACTCACACATGGTCATATCATGTGGATTCAGATTGAATTCTTAAGGCTGGGATTTAACTAACATGCAGCTAGGGATGGTTGTATGCCTTAAGATACATAGATATGCCAGCATTAAATTTGTAAGCATTGCGGATCATAACATAACAATCTTgcgaatttggtgaatgctctattagagtcagtgAATACAGTCATTATGGATTTTGGTACTATACAGAGTATTTCAAGACTACTTTTAAGCAGAAACACTTagtacagtgctatatacatcatagggactaataaacttcccttaataatgaatcacattATAGAAGTCAAACGTGTCAGACGTGTCGCCAGTAGCGGTGTGAATATAGTTTAcaattgtagggatttcattagctagataaacagccatctaaccactcaatacgtcaaagcaaaaaaagttattgtaagtgtataactgctactgctatgagcacaattattttgagttactctaataaagtagtcacccatttttagatttatttttgttacagcGCACAGCAATCCTTCAAAGAATAATTGTAGGTTTTGACGTTTAGAGTATTATTAGCAGTACCATATGGGCTAATGAATTCATTGCAACTATGAATCTTGTTTAAGATAATAGTGGCGACATAGTCCAGACTAAATGACACCTATaaccatatgaatataatttgcacttgtatggATTTCACTAGTTAGATAAGCTACTGGTTGATCAATAAAACTGTCTGCACACATCAATTAGCTCTCAATACAACTATTTATGATTTATGACAAAACAAttttaaaactctctaatagagcagtctttcgtTTTTAAGTATTAAATAGTTGGTAATGTTACATGGAGCACTTCAACTAACACAAACTTAATAACTGCATGAGTGTATGCTTTTCAAATAATTTCGTATATATGAGTCAGCATTATAAAACCGATAATATAGCGATTTCGTGACATCATGGAAGAGAGAAGCATGAACAGAAGCAGTAAACTGTCTAATAAGCTGAGTTGACTGCCATTGTTTGAGGTACAATGTGTGCACTTGTATTACCAAGTACTATGTTTTTCCTGTTTCTTGTCTACCCCTGGGAATAGTATATGAACAGAACATGGCTTACAATTCAGCCTTAAGTGACCAACATTATAGGGCTTGGAAATTGTTAGGTACAACGTAGTGTACTGCCATTTGGCCATGCAGGCAAACTTGATACTTGTTTCTCAACCATGGCATGCATGAATTCTATGTGGGAGGGACGTCATTTTATATTATGTACACCTATCGATGCTAACCCCGTACTGCCCATACAGGCAGCTAGGGTGGTGATCAAGTGGggatttaacaaagcaaatgttACCTGCTGGAATACTGCCGCTACCTTTAAACCAATTGTCATTAGAtacaaaatagaaaatttattgCAGTGGCCTACACCTGGCAGGATATTTCGTTGGTAGCTAAACCCTGAAATCTCACCTACCAAGCCTGTACTGGGGGTTATGGATGATAGGTGCACTGTTCATTGTTGAACAAAATATTcacaaaccactgcaaaagCAGATTATCCACTATGCAGAAATTAGCCTTCTTAAAGCTATCACTTACTCCGGAAATATTTTTTTCTGTGCTGTAAGGCCAGTCTTCTCCAGGTCAAAATATGTGTGCACGTGATTAATAGAATTTGAGGCAAGAGGATGAATAGTAATGCAGGTGGGAATGAGAAACAATTACCAAGCTTGCATGTGCGTGTGCATTGATTTTGGGGTTATGCAACTAAACAGATACATCTGCTTATTAGAGTTTATTAAAGCGCTTTTATATGGCTAAACTTGACTTTGAAGTTTCAGAAGAGTCAACTCTTACAGTACTGTAGCCTAGTATATTATGTTATTATGTACAACCAACCACCAATTTTCCTTAATTGGGAAAGCATAGCTCCAAAGTCTGACTACCTTTTTATGTAAACACTTAGTACAACAAGGGGTTTATAAACACAAAAGCATCTAGTAGTAATTATAAAGCTCCTGGTACAATCACAGACTAACAGACTACTATAGTGCCAGCATTGGTTTAGAAGATGCAAAAGGCCTGTGTCCAATATAATGTAAAGGTAGGCAGTCTTTTCCCTGGTCCATCGCCTTACTATAGTTTACTGCTTATGAGGCATTGTATCAGTTAGTCTGTTTGTCCAACAACTGAATGCCTCATTCACAACAAGCCAATCGTCACTTCTTGGTAGGGCAATGCTGATAAAATTATAGGTTACTTTGTTCATTCCATAAGAGCCTGATTGCCAGTATTGAAAGCAATCAAGTGTTCATTATTGTGCATTCTGTTATACTAGACATCACTGAGTCCGTGTGATGCAGAGGTAGAGGGATGAACTGTAAGGATAATTTAGGATGGGACTGGATGTGCTGAACTTTAAACACATTGCCTGCTCACCAGCTAAGTATTAATGTGTTCTCCAGTATTTAGATGGCTGTACCACGATCATTCCAAGCAAAGCAAATGTGTACCAGTAACATCATTACTTTTGTTTGTCTCTTCATTTTGGAAGGCTGCATAACCATTACCAGTCAACACAGTAGTTTTTTTATGAGACCAACATAACAGTACTTACTGTGtacctcaggccctgtagtagcaccttCGCTTTGCTCAGGCGCCATGAACAGGGCCATCTGGTTACTAAATTaattagacccctgtggtctgaagttttttgtggtggatttttggaggtgtctaagttacttagacccttttcatgtttattacacacacctgcactggcaaCGCAtcaattaattttaattttaaaccTGTAACtgttggtttaaagtaattttatggtcaaatacactataaatacatttttgtCATGTCTTTAGAATGAAAACTCTTTCTTCATGATGTTTGAATGATGTACTGGCCATTTGCTACTGTATTCGGAGTGATCATCAGTCTGACCAGACATTGAATAAACCTGCAATTAGtaagaacaaacaaaacaactatTGTAATTACCTATACAACCAAATACTACACCACTGCAAGTCCAGTATACATAGTAGTGCGATTATATATTGCTACTGTATTTGCAAAATTAAGGTGTACCACACTACAATTAAAGTGCAATGGTGATATCAGTAGTCATACTAGCTCCTACTTTTCATAACTACAGGTGATACATGCATGTCTACAAGTGTATAAATATGTGAATGTGGCTATACTGTTAGTAactgctttactagagtatctcaatacaTAGGTACTTGTGTTTTAGTGAAAGTACAGCTGTGTGGTTGAGGAAACATTGAACATGAGTTAAGAATATAAACAAAATGGGTGTTTGTTACTTTTACGGAAATGCAGAGCTCCTTTTCTTTTCCTTTCCTAAATAATGATTATTTAGTTATAAAAACCTGGCAGTTAGCTACAACGTATTTGATTCATGATAATGAGAATGTCAACTATTGAATTCCAGTACATTCCTAACATCCATATACCACCACACATTGATATTATGTTCTATAAAGCCACTCCATTTTCCCTATTTCATTGATCTAAAAATGCAGGCAAGCGGGTGATACATTATTCAGCTACTAAGTTTTAAAAGTATACAGTCAAATCTCTCTTATccgacacctgcataatccagaatcctctctaattcgatcaaaatgtcatttaccaataGAAAACAACTTCACCTCAGGGGCGTATCTAGACCAATTGTGATGCCCGGGCAAACCACTAACCTTGCAAGCAACTAAGTGAGCAACCTGTGGGATGTTCATACGTACACTCATAAAAATTTGTTTTAGTGCAAAACATGGATAGCTATTCTGTATAGCTGCTAACTCTATCTGTATGGTGCATGAACAGAAGCATTTATACAGCCTATCTAGCTAATCGCTACTGCATGATTGCTAcctaatcgattgtgggatgtaTATGTAGTAATCACGTGCAGCTCCACAACACACATAGAGATCTTGTGTGATAAGTCCTCCTCCAGTCCTCCATTGAGGATGTGACTCACTAAACATGACAATTCATCCACTGACTGGCTCTGCTTCAGTGAACTTAGGTCTACAAAAAATGGCGGAAAAACTGGCAAAAATCCTGGTGATCTCCCACCACTGTGACTAATACAATTGTTTTAATAATAGCTCACatcacatatcacactacattcCTAAATCGTACAACACTGACTCCACACCTCGTCAGTTTCCCCTTGTGTCACGTTGCATCTAAATAAATTCAGGCACTATTAGAGGACTCTGTTTAGAGCATTATCATGGACCTCGCACCATCAAACAATAATCAAACAATAATCAAACAATATCCAACTAACAGCCAACTGTGTACACTCACATGTCACGCGGAGAACACATGGCACCATTTTCTGATTTTAACTGAACGTACAGTGCTAATTTGTTTCAAAGCGCAGCGCACCCCTTTTTAGAGAGGGTGCAAGTGTCGATGCATGGCAGGTAGAACTCGAGGCAGAAGCTGTTAGAAAATTGCATAGAATTAATGGTAACGGGGGTGGGGGAAGATTTATGTGCTAAACACGATATTTTGAGTGGCTGCGTGACCCAACCATTTTCTGATGCCCGGGAAAATGCCCAGGTATGCCCGggtgtagctacgccactgcttcACTTCTGTACTCCTCAATCCGTCACAAAATTTGATTCCTTACACTTGGAATACATTGTTTTCGACCTTTGTAATCTGACGGACAATAATAGCCATtaaaacaatcacagaaaataatatttttaagcaaccaaaaCATTTATTTGTTAACAATAACAGAAAAAAACTGTAATACTTGCAAATTGTAACGTTAAAACACATTGTGTGTTCTGGTAATTTGctgcataatctgacataattctagatattgtacaatgtcggATTTACAGTGACTTGATAATCCTTAATCCTATGGGTCCCATTGagtgtcggattagagaggtttgaagGTACAACCCACACAGCAGGGCAAGAAAATATAAACTAGGAGCATGAAAACAGTAAAAGCTACGTTGGTTATGACTttgctaataataatactgcTATACAATCACATAatcaataatgaataaaatgttcaggtAACAGCATAATGAATACAGCCATACTGAACACGCGGGCAGGAATGGGAAACAATGAGTCTATTGAAGTGGCCTATTCATTGAAGTCAAGGCAGGAGGACATAATACCCAGAATCAATGTCATTCTCTCACCACTGCCCAGGTTTTCCCTCCCTTTTGATGTTGGATGTGGAAATAGCCGACCCATTTATTGTACAATATTCTTCATTAAAATGACCGATAATGGAACTACACTTGTTGCATGTATGGATTTGTCATTTAATGCTGAATGCGACCGACTGAGCAAAAGCTTTGCACATTTCTCGAATTCCATTtttgtaacaaaggagtggatgtcaaagtttcagccttgtaagATGAGTGGTCTTTGAGTTATAGcactacacatacagttggaacagttgataatttgtacagcaacaatatggcaaattagttacaggtgcttaatgaatcgatcataactcatgactgaaacaagtttctaatctattcaccatgaactgacaAATAAAATATAGTACTTTTCCTGTACTTCTCCATGTGCAGAAGCGAGCTATTTCAACATGGAAATTATGACGACAACCTACCACACTGTAAattagcacccataactcacatgtcATTTGCTGTAGAAGTATAATATATAACTTCATGAATTCTTCTAGTGTTTTCCAATCTTACttagtatacacatgcatacaaattacACAATACTTAAAAAGTGCTTAAaatacttataagtactttaaTTACCCAAGTAATTAGCAAAAAACTTAcaaatacattgggaaatttgaGATAAAGCCAGTACTTTCAAATTTGTACTGAAGTATTAGTTTACTCGTGTACTGAGACCCATGTCTGTAGCAAACCCTTTTCAGCTTGGGAGCCTTTACATTAAAATACTGGTCTGGTTATGCGAGACTAACaggtacacaatacacacacacaaagcaaaacctTTAGCTGCCACTAGCGGTCACaaccacccagtgaaccagtactgggacacctgtgtgccacTCAAGTGCTTCGAGTCAGTGCCAGCAGATCTTCCTGTGGCAGGACTAGTAATCTGCAGGAGACTGTACCATGCATGTCTcacagatgaaggtgtgggcacccgaagtcccacctggatcTGCAAAGACATGAACAGTTTGTATTTGTTCTCCATGCAGTTTAGCTGGGTAGGTTGCTACCCTAGTTGACTTTCTCATTCTCTAACTACAAGACTGCTATATACACTTAGCTTGTAAACCTTAGCCATTTCAAGAGCTTCAATcacaattctaataaagcatGGCAGCACAGCACATTTAGCTGTAAGTTGCATGACCCCAAAATCAATGTACACTCTAAGGCCTgagattaattgtttctcattccTAACTGCATTACTTACATCCTCCTGCCTCAAATTTTATTAATCATGTGCACACATATTTTGATCCGCTAATTTCTGCATAGTGGATAACCTActtttgcagtggtttgtgAGTATTTTGTTCAACAATGAACAGTGCACCTATCATCCGTAACCCCCAGTACAGGCTTGGTAGGTGAGATTTCGgggtttagctaccaacaaaataTCCTGCCAGGTGTAGGTTACTGcaataaattttctattttgtaTCTAATGACAATTGGTTTAAAGGTAGCAGCAGTATTCCAGCAGGTaacatttgctttgttaaatccCCACTTGATCACCACCCTAGCTGCCTGTATGGGCAGTACGGGGTTAGCATCGATAGGTGTACATAATATAAAATGACCTCCCTCCCACATAGAATTCATGCATGCCATGGTTGAGAAACAAGTATCAAGTTTGCCTGCATGGCCAAATGGCAGTACACTACGTTGTACCTAACAATTTCCAAGCCCTAATGTTGGTCACTTAAGGCTGAATTGTAAGCCATGTTCTGTTCatagagagagaaccatcactaataattgatgagaaaacatgcatgattacaaacaaattatatattatgtgttatgtgtcctcggacaacatgcgaccacatgtctgaccaacagtggacagcagtgggcatggcaaggaaaaaaaaattatatttaagtacaaaactaaagttacagcttaaattatatacagaataaaaacagtccgggttgattgtccattctttagagttcctaccataaaatattctctgtgaagcagaaattgaggcactggccatcttgaacaaaagatttctaGCACTTCCCTTGGAAAATAGGGATACTTGCTGGGTAAAATTTAGGGGTAGACAAGAAACAGGAAAAACATAGTACttggtaaggccactccaattggtaattatgtttctggtccaccgcccgcatccttttttggagaatgtgaaatttgggaaaatgcccgcatcagctatttgaaaaacctggatttcagaaacaaatattgggctgcaacaagtgtGCTAGatctaactatctaagtattttatcagtgaaaacctgcaagaaatgggcggAGTGTATAGTactgatcgatatactctaatagaacagtcagtaaatcacacaaaaaatactctaattgagcagtcacttcattgttgtttcgttgctgaattccgcccgcccgcacctaaaactgattttcaaaggaccagaaacataattaccaattggagtggcctaatacaAGTGCACACATTGTACCTCAAACAATGGCAGTCAACTCAGCTTATTAGACAGTTTACTCAGCTTATTAGACAGTTTACTGCTTCTGTTCATGCTTCTCTCTTCCATAATGTCACGAAATCGCTATATTATTGGTCTATGGTTTTATAATGCTGACTCATATATAcgtaattatttttattagGCGCTTATGGACTCCACTTGGGTGAACAAAACGATAGCCGAGATCTGAGGGAGTTACTGACAGCTGTGAAAGGTCAAGTGATGTCTTACGGACATACTATCAAAGGAACAGAGTATGGAGGTAAACTGCTTAACTTATATGCTGGACCAGGTGGCAAGCATGGTATTGTTGGAGATGCGTTTGTTGATCCTGGAATAACAGAAAGCCTCAAGACTTTGGTTCTTGGCAAGAGAGTTCTGGATGTTGGATGTGGAGTTGGAGATTGGTGCTGCCTTGCTGCTCAATATGGTGCAAAATCAGTAGATGGTTTTGATATACAACCAGAGATGGTGGAACTGGCTAAACAAGCTACTTCACACTTGAACATAGTCCACATACAAGTTGGAAATGCTGCAAATATGCCTTATGATGATGATAGTTTTGATGTAGCTATTAGTCTCTTTGTTACCTGCAATCTGTCACCTGAAATATGTACCAAGCACTTTGAAGAACTTTATCGAGTGTTGGTACCTGGTGGGAAAGCTGTTTTACTCTTCCCTAATGATCAGTCTCGCA
This portion of the Dysidea avara chromosome 12, odDysAvar1.4, whole genome shotgun sequence genome encodes:
- the LOC136239854 gene encoding uncharacterized protein, translated to MGNNESIEVAYSLKSRQEDIIPRINVILSPLPRFSLPFDVGCGNSRPIYCTIFFIKMTDNGTTLVACAYGLHLGEQNDSRDLRELLTAVKGQVMSYGHTIKGTEYGGKLLNLYAGPGGKHGIVGDAFVDPGITESLKTLVLGKRVLDVGCGVGDWCCLAAQYGAKSVDGFDIQPEMVELAKQATSHLNIVHIQVGNAANMPYDDDSFDVAISLFVTCNLSPEICTKHFEELYRVLVPGGKAVLLFPNDQSRIRLYTKIDADPAVVEDEITQILQTVPRYPTTAQVTEACRDADDILIACFTLDQNGKLFHVTAKNISQLVNGQPVWDKTELIVFPNFFYSNQSNIEQLHSAGFHIDQIENYCTKERRLAYNEKKPAILLSEEYISHPPVMVHHVSKPVYRLK